A window of the Streptomyces formicae genome harbors these coding sequences:
- a CDS encoding hydrolytic protein, producing the protein MTPSAASSGPDAPGLDIPVVTVTPGGTATTSLTVRNDSDIVEAYSLEVVGDCASWATVEPPRVSLYPGTSETVTIRLAPPRSPEIRAGEVPLGVRVLPTEHPESVRVPETTVHVEEFHELHSELAPRRRRGWLRGRYRLAVRNQGNTPVQLGFTPGQAGEELGFAFSPAEPKLEPGESAEVRLRVRTGKPVWFGAPVVWPFTVNTAESGDQEEVRRDETAVRPPLDAEFVQIPIFPKWLLAVLAALLALLLAWFTLVRPAVRSAAKEAANEVVQPRPTPGGEQDGQTPGTGSGGGPDDRPGGQEPDAPPGSGGDTPTGPGGDGTSLGGGQQSSATIDLQTSGGETKTGTYRVPEDTVFGITDIVVANFQGDEGVLTVSFGDRKITTIALETFRNQDYHWVTPIKIPENATVTVDVTCAKPGTPATGRQAEGCHEVLNVSGVLSRTKQ; encoded by the coding sequence GTGACGCCTTCTGCAGCCTCTTCCGGCCCCGACGCGCCCGGCCTCGACATCCCGGTGGTGACGGTGACCCCGGGCGGCACCGCCACGACCAGTCTGACCGTCCGCAACGACAGCGACATCGTCGAGGCGTACAGCCTGGAGGTCGTCGGGGACTGCGCCTCCTGGGCCACGGTGGAACCCCCGCGGGTCTCCCTCTACCCCGGCACCTCCGAAACGGTGACGATCCGTCTCGCGCCACCGCGCTCTCCGGAGATCCGGGCCGGTGAGGTGCCCCTCGGAGTGCGGGTCCTGCCGACCGAGCACCCCGAGTCGGTGCGCGTCCCCGAAACCACCGTGCACGTCGAGGAGTTCCACGAGCTGCACTCCGAGCTGGCCCCGCGCCGTCGGCGCGGCTGGCTGCGCGGCCGCTACCGGCTGGCGGTGCGCAACCAGGGCAACACCCCGGTGCAGCTGGGCTTCACCCCCGGCCAGGCCGGCGAGGAGCTGGGGTTCGCCTTCAGCCCGGCGGAGCCGAAGCTGGAGCCCGGCGAGTCGGCCGAGGTCCGGCTGCGGGTCCGCACGGGCAAGCCGGTGTGGTTCGGCGCCCCCGTGGTGTGGCCGTTCACCGTGAACACCGCCGAATCCGGTGACCAGGAGGAGGTGCGACGGGACGAGACCGCCGTCCGCCCGCCGCTGGACGCGGAGTTCGTCCAGATCCCGATCTTCCCGAAGTGGCTGCTCGCGGTGCTCGCCGCGCTGCTCGCGCTGCTGCTGGCCTGGTTCACACTGGTCCGTCCTGCGGTGCGCAGCGCCGCCAAGGAAGCGGCCAACGAGGTGGTCCAGCCGCGCCCCACACCCGGCGGGGAACAGGACGGACAGACTCCGGGCACCGGCTCCGGCGGCGGTCCGGACGACCGGCCCGGCGGCCAGGAGCCGGACGCGCCCCCCGGCTCCGGCGGCGACACACCAACCGGTCCGGGCGGCGACGGCACCTCGCTCGGCGGCGGCCAGCAGAGCTCGGCGACCATCGACCTGCAGACGTCCGGCGGCGAGACCAAGACCGGCACCTACCGGGTGCCCGAGGACACCGTCTTCGGGATCACGGACATCGTCGTCGCCAACTTCCAGGGCGACGAGGGGGTGTTGACCGTCTCGTTCGGCGACCGCAAGATCACCACGATCGCGCTGGAGACCTTCCGCAACCAGGACTACCACTGGGTCACCCCTATCAAGATCCCTGAGAACGCCACCGTGACCGTCGACGTGACCTGCGCGAAGCCGGGCACACCGGCCACCGGCCGTCAGGCGGAGGGGTGCCACGAGGTCCTGAACGTGAGCGGTGTGCTCAGCCGTACCAAGCAATGA
- a CDS encoding LuxR C-terminal-related transcriptional regulator has protein sequence MAAQARATHQPPRSGRTDRATVAVYAADPILRVGVVQQLRRRPEVDLLDDADAERAEASLVVVDHVDDHVATLLHRLRLNTATRTGLVVGTLGSGALQRVIECGVSAVLRRAEADQDQLLHLVLALANGEGVLPGDLLGKLLTHVGSLQRSALDPRGLSLSTLTTREADMLRLVSEGLGTAEIARKTAYSERTVKNVLHEIITRLQLRNRAHAVGYALRNGLI, from the coding sequence GTGGCCGCCCAGGCCCGGGCCACGCACCAGCCCCCCCGCTCCGGTCGTACGGACCGGGCCACCGTGGCCGTCTACGCCGCCGATCCGATCCTGCGCGTCGGCGTGGTCCAGCAGTTGCGCAGACGGCCCGAGGTCGATCTGCTCGACGACGCCGACGCGGAGCGGGCCGAGGCGTCGCTCGTGGTCGTGGACCACGTCGACGACCACGTGGCCACCCTGCTGCACCGGCTGCGGCTCAACACCGCCACCCGCACGGGCCTCGTCGTCGGCACTCTCGGCTCCGGCGCGCTGCAACGCGTCATCGAGTGCGGAGTGTCGGCGGTGCTGCGGCGCGCCGAGGCCGACCAGGACCAGCTCCTGCACCTGGTCCTGGCGCTGGCCAACGGCGAGGGCGTGCTGCCCGGCGACCTGCTGGGCAAGCTGCTCACCCACGTGGGCAGCCTCCAGCGCTCGGCGCTCGACCCGCGGGGGCTGTCCCTGTCCACGCTGACCACACGCGAGGCGGACATGCTGCGCCTGGTGTCGGAGGGCCTGGGCACCGCGGAGATCGCCCGCAAGACCGCGTACTCCGAACGGACCGTCAAGAACGTCCTGCACGAGATCATCACGCGGCTGCAACTGCGCAACCGGGCCCACGCGGTCGGCTACGCGCTGCGCAACGGGCTGATCTGA
- a CDS encoding DUF4255 domain-containing protein — protein sequence MIHEVDEGLRRLLGESGLEASGVEVVFDAPTRDWAARRSAPTVCVFLHDIREDATRRGSGAGEVYDAEGHLVARRTPPRWFELTYLVTAWASRPQDEHRLLSQVLACLVAADTLPARLLTGTLAELGLTVGLDTAGTGLDAPAASDVWSALGGELKASLGVRVRAPLAGVSTAVAPPVTEGLVVRSAARREGGEAAPGRRLRYTETSDPGPDGFSGPRERRPAPSRRRRREDRQP from the coding sequence ATGATCCACGAGGTCGACGAGGGGCTGCGCCGTCTGCTCGGCGAGTCCGGCTTGGAGGCATCGGGCGTCGAGGTGGTCTTCGACGCCCCCACCCGGGACTGGGCGGCGCGCCGCAGTGCCCCGACGGTGTGCGTCTTCCTGCACGACATCCGCGAGGACGCCACCCGGCGCGGCAGCGGCGCGGGGGAGGTGTACGACGCGGAGGGGCACCTGGTGGCGCGGCGCACCCCACCGCGCTGGTTCGAGCTGACGTACCTGGTCACGGCGTGGGCGAGCCGCCCGCAGGACGAGCACCGGCTGCTCTCGCAGGTACTCGCCTGCCTGGTCGCCGCCGACACGCTGCCCGCGCGGCTGCTCACCGGCACGCTCGCCGAACTCGGCCTGACCGTGGGCCTGGACACCGCCGGAACCGGGCTCGACGCACCAGCCGCCTCCGATGTGTGGTCGGCGCTCGGCGGGGAGCTGAAGGCGTCGCTCGGGGTGCGGGTGCGGGCGCCGCTCGCCGGAGTGAGCACGGCCGTCGCGCCGCCGGTCACCGAAGGGCTCGTCGTGCGCTCCGCCGCCCGGCGCGAGGGCGGGGAGGCGGCGCCGGGGCGTCGGCTGCGCTACACGGAGACAAGTGATCCGGGCCCGGACGGCTTCTCCGGTCCGCGCGAGCGTCGGCCGGCGCCCTCCCGGCGCCGCCGCCGGGAGGACCGCCAGCCGTGA
- a CDS encoding ATP-binding protein, which yields MRLHAVEERVRRAVAVRRTADPDPDDPYRGQYLTPEAAARILDEPGGLDVPAHEPRHPPAGSVLDGLAGRFGLSPLDLDLLLVAVAPDLDARFERLYGYLNDDLTRRRPTLGLALELCGLAGAASARFRLAPGAPLVAGGLVEVTEPERPPLSRVLAVPDRVTGHLLGSAQPDARLAGVLGEAHEDPTAAAAEVHRTAAAAGTGAGLVHLRSRGGDAEGLAVAALRAAGLRPLVLDAVALARRSGDMPELARVAALEARLTGGGVVLGPLEALPAEPVERARALGVLCAALRGIPLFTHGTLGWDPAWAADTPVVLTVPAPSPERQAARWRHALDRAAGEGSVTGDAEALAGAVAAHRLDSGQLRRAADAAVRTAALDGRPVGPDDLRTAVRAQNGAGLDRLARRVEPGVGWDDLVLPPTTHRRLRELALRARHREQVLGQWGMRPGGGRGRGVIALFAGESGTGKTMSAEVVAADLGMDLYVVDLSTVVDKYVGETEKNLERIFTEASAVNAVLLFDEADAIFGKRSEVKDAHDRHANIESAYLLQRMESFDGIAVLTTNLRANLDEAFTRRLDVVADFPVPDAGRRLALWERCLGDRLPRADDLDLGFCADRFELAGGSIRACAVTAAYLAAEAGRPLTMRQVVTAVVQEYRKLGRLVLEGEFGPYLAEVTDA from the coding sequence GTGCGGCTTCACGCGGTCGAGGAGCGGGTACGGCGCGCGGTGGCGGTCCGCCGCACCGCCGACCCCGACCCCGACGACCCGTACCGGGGCCAGTACCTCACCCCCGAGGCGGCGGCCCGCATCCTGGACGAGCCGGGCGGCCTCGACGTACCCGCCCACGAGCCCCGGCACCCACCGGCCGGTTCCGTACTCGACGGCCTCGCCGGGCGGTTCGGCCTGTCCCCGCTGGACCTGGACCTGCTCCTGGTCGCGGTGGCACCCGACCTGGATGCGCGGTTCGAACGGCTCTACGGCTATCTCAACGACGATCTGACGCGCCGCCGACCCACGCTCGGGCTCGCCCTGGAGCTGTGCGGGCTCGCCGGGGCGGCATCCGCCCGTTTCCGGCTCGCCCCCGGAGCGCCGCTGGTCGCGGGTGGCCTGGTGGAGGTCACCGAGCCGGAACGGCCGCCCCTGTCCCGCGTCCTGGCGGTCCCCGACCGGGTCACCGGACACCTCCTCGGCAGCGCGCAGCCCGACGCCCGGCTCGCCGGAGTGCTCGGCGAGGCCCACGAGGACCCGACCGCCGCGGCGGCGGAGGTCCACCGGACGGCGGCCGCGGCCGGGACCGGCGCCGGCCTCGTCCACCTGCGCAGCCGCGGCGGTGACGCCGAGGGGCTGGCCGTCGCCGCCCTGCGCGCGGCCGGGCTGCGCCCGCTCGTCCTGGACGCGGTGGCGCTCGCCCGGCGCTCCGGCGACATGCCGGAGCTCGCCCGGGTGGCCGCCCTCGAAGCCCGCCTGACCGGGGGCGGAGTCGTCCTCGGGCCCCTGGAGGCGCTCCCCGCGGAACCCGTCGAACGGGCCCGTGCGCTGGGGGTGTTGTGCGCGGCGCTGCGAGGGATCCCGCTGTTCACGCACGGCACCCTCGGCTGGGACCCGGCGTGGGCCGCCGACACCCCCGTCGTCCTGACCGTGCCGGCGCCGTCCCCCGAGCGGCAGGCCGCGCGCTGGCGGCACGCCCTCGACCGGGCCGCCGGTGAAGGCTCCGTGACCGGCGACGCCGAGGCGCTCGCCGGGGCGGTCGCCGCGCACCGCCTGGACTCCGGGCAGTTGCGCCGCGCCGCCGACGCGGCGGTGCGCACGGCCGCCCTCGACGGCCGCCCGGTCGGCCCCGACGACCTGCGAACCGCCGTGCGTGCCCAGAACGGCGCGGGGCTCGACCGGCTCGCCCGCCGGGTGGAGCCGGGCGTCGGCTGGGACGACCTGGTGCTCCCGCCCACCACCCACCGTCGGCTGCGCGAACTCGCGCTGCGCGCCCGCCACCGCGAGCAGGTGCTCGGGCAGTGGGGGATGCGGCCCGGCGGCGGCCGGGGGCGCGGCGTGATCGCCCTGTTCGCCGGTGAGTCGGGCACCGGCAAGACCATGTCCGCCGAGGTCGTCGCGGCGGACCTGGGCATGGACCTGTACGTGGTGGATCTGTCCACGGTCGTCGACAAGTACGTCGGGGAGACCGAGAAGAACCTGGAGCGGATCTTCACCGAGGCGTCGGCGGTCAACGCCGTGCTGCTCTTCGACGAGGCCGACGCGATCTTCGGCAAGCGCTCGGAGGTGAAGGACGCGCACGACCGGCACGCCAACATCGAGTCGGCGTACCTGCTCCAGCGCATGGAGTCGTTCGACGGGATCGCGGTGCTGACCACCAACCTGCGGGCCAACCTGGACGAGGCGTTCACACGCCGCCTGGACGTGGTGGCGGACTTCCCGGTGCCCGACGCCGGCCGGCGCCTCGCCCTGTGGGAGCGGTGTCTGGGCGACCGGCTGCCCCGCGCCGACGACCTGGACCTCGGCTTCTGCGCGGACCGCTTCGAACTGGCCGGCGGCTCGATCCGGGCCTGCGCGGTGACCGCGGCCTACCTCGCGGCGGAGGCCGGCAGACCGCTCACCATGCGGCAGGTGGTGACGGCGGTCGTGCAGGAGTACCGCAAGCTCGGACGGCTGGTCCTGGAGGGCGAGTTCGGCCCGTACCTGGCGGAGGTCACCGACGCCTGA
- a CDS encoding phage tail sheath family protein yields MPTYLTPGVYVEEVQSGARPIEGVGTAVAAFVGFAENGPFHAPTLVTSWDQYTQQFGGFTEGAYLPHAVYGYFANGGGAAYVVRIGGSAEDASAPAADGAQRRRETGAVEPVELGGFLVAARPGVSGVSVEVADADGENPPEDRFKVLVRRGDEVAETYEASTRRNVKGYLVNQARASKLIEVTEKRGATQSRPESRTVALPDAPAAPAVPGSGEVSRLDPAEYVGDAAARTGFGGLETIDEITMVAVPDLMSAYQRGDIDAEGVRTVQLAVISHCEQMGDRVAVLDAPPGLTAQQVRTWRNDEAGYDSRYATLYYPWVRVFDPAAGRNTTVPPSGHIAGVWARSDAERGVHKAPANEVIRGAVDLELRLSKGEQDLLNPIGVNCVRAFPGRGVRVWGARTLSSDPAWRYLNVRRLFNYLEESILLGTQWVVFEPNDDRLWSSIRRNVTAFLTEEWRRGALFGRTAEEAFYVKCDRDNNPQESIDQGRVVCEIGVSPVKPAEFVVFRLAQFSDSTSLIDE; encoded by the coding sequence ATGCCGACGTACCTCACCCCGGGCGTGTACGTGGAGGAGGTGCAGTCCGGTGCCCGACCGATCGAAGGGGTCGGCACCGCCGTCGCCGCGTTCGTCGGGTTCGCCGAGAACGGCCCGTTCCACGCGCCGACGCTGGTCACCAGCTGGGACCAGTACACCCAGCAGTTCGGCGGTTTCACCGAGGGCGCCTACCTGCCCCACGCGGTCTACGGGTACTTCGCCAACGGCGGCGGCGCCGCGTACGTGGTGCGGATCGGCGGCTCCGCCGAGGACGCCTCCGCCCCCGCGGCCGACGGCGCCCAGCGGCGGCGGGAGACCGGGGCGGTGGAGCCGGTGGAGCTCGGCGGGTTCCTGGTCGCGGCCCGGCCGGGCGTCTCCGGGGTGTCGGTGGAGGTCGCCGACGCGGACGGCGAGAACCCGCCGGAGGACCGCTTCAAGGTCCTGGTCCGCCGGGGCGACGAGGTGGCGGAGACGTACGAGGCCTCCACCCGCAGGAACGTCAAGGGGTACCTGGTCAACCAGGCCCGCGCCTCCAAGCTGATCGAGGTCACCGAGAAACGTGGCGCCACCCAGAGCAGGCCCGAGAGCCGGACCGTGGCGCTGCCCGACGCCCCGGCCGCGCCCGCGGTGCCCGGCTCCGGCGAGGTGTCCCGACTCGACCCGGCCGAGTACGTCGGCGACGCGGCGGCCCGTACCGGGTTCGGCGGACTGGAGACCATCGACGAGATCACCATGGTCGCGGTGCCGGACCTGATGAGCGCCTACCAGCGCGGCGACATCGACGCCGAGGGCGTGCGCACCGTGCAGCTCGCCGTGATCTCGCACTGCGAGCAGATGGGCGACCGGGTGGCCGTCCTGGACGCCCCGCCCGGACTCACCGCCCAGCAGGTGCGCACCTGGCGCAACGACGAGGCGGGCTACGACTCCCGGTACGCCACCCTCTACTACCCGTGGGTGCGGGTCTTCGACCCGGCCGCCGGACGCAACACCACCGTCCCGCCGAGCGGTCACATCGCCGGTGTGTGGGCGCGCAGCGACGCCGAGCGCGGTGTGCACAAGGCGCCCGCCAACGAAGTGATCCGCGGCGCGGTGGACCTGGAGCTCCGGCTCAGCAAGGGCGAGCAGGACCTGCTGAACCCGATCGGCGTGAACTGCGTACGGGCCTTCCCCGGCCGGGGCGTGCGGGTGTGGGGCGCCCGCACCCTCTCCTCCGACCCGGCCTGGCGCTATCTGAACGTGCGCCGCCTGTTCAACTACCTGGAGGAGTCGATCCTCCTGGGCACCCAGTGGGTGGTCTTCGAGCCGAACGACGACCGGCTGTGGTCGAGCATCCGGCGCAACGTCACCGCGTTCCTCACCGAGGAGTGGCGCCGGGGCGCGCTGTTCGGCCGCACCGCCGAGGAGGCGTTCTACGTGAAGTGCGACCGCGACAACAACCCGCAGGAGTCCATCGACCAGGGCCGGGTCGTCTGCGAGATCGGCGTCTCGCCGGTCAAGCCCGCGGAGTTCGTGGTGTTCCGGCTGGCCCAGTTCTCGGACAGCACCAGCCTCATCGACGAGTGA
- a CDS encoding phage tail protein, translating to MATGDALSTHVFGVQLGGYLVESIQEISGLTVEEEVVEVKQVSADGKQIIRKQPGARQAGEITITRGLDQSSEFTNWIKETLNNGAVNSARQNLTIEIKDSEGTTVRRIQLMQGWASKWEGPSLKAGESSPATESVTIVFEEIVVE from the coding sequence ATGGCAACGGGCGATGCTCTTTCCACCCACGTCTTCGGCGTGCAGCTCGGCGGCTACCTGGTCGAGTCGATCCAGGAGATCAGCGGGCTGACCGTCGAGGAGGAGGTCGTCGAGGTCAAACAGGTCAGCGCGGACGGCAAGCAGATCATCCGCAAGCAGCCCGGCGCCCGGCAGGCCGGTGAGATCACGATCACCCGGGGACTCGACCAGAGCAGCGAGTTCACCAACTGGATCAAGGAGACCCTGAACAACGGCGCCGTGAACTCCGCGCGGCAGAACCTCACCATCGAGATCAAGGACTCCGAGGGCACCACGGTCCGCCGCATCCAGCTGATGCAGGGCTGGGCCTCCAAGTGGGAGGGCCCGTCCCTGAAGGCGGGCGAGTCGTCCCCGGCCACCGAGTCCGTCACGATCGTGTTCGAGGAGATCGTCGTCGAATGA
- a CDS encoding zinc-ribbon domain-containing protein has protein sequence MRRRTVTAGNLEEILQATAPAPAAEQAAATPAAAPPRREEQHGLRTEFEFELPRGYVDEAGTVHRHGAMRLATARDELRPQIDLRVKENPAYLSVVLLSQVITRIGTITDVHAGIVERMYATDVAFLQDFYRRVNSEGHTRAAVTCPHCEGGFEVDLSGGRLGES, from the coding sequence ATGAGGCGCCGTACGGTGACCGCGGGCAACCTGGAGGAGATCCTCCAGGCGACGGCGCCCGCCCCGGCGGCGGAGCAGGCGGCGGCCACCCCCGCCGCAGCCCCGCCGCGCCGGGAGGAGCAGCACGGGCTGCGCACCGAGTTCGAGTTCGAGCTCCCGCGCGGGTACGTGGACGAGGCCGGCACGGTGCACCGCCACGGCGCGATGCGCCTGGCCACCGCCCGTGACGAGCTGCGGCCCCAGATCGACCTGCGGGTCAAGGAGAACCCGGCGTACCTGAGCGTGGTGCTGCTGAGCCAGGTGATCACCCGGATCGGCACCATCACCGACGTGCACGCCGGGATCGTGGAGCGGATGTACGCGACCGACGTCGCCTTCCTCCAGGACTTCTACCGCCGCGTCAACAGCGAGGGCCACACCCGCGCGGCGGTCACCTGCCCCCACTGCGAGGGCGGCTTCGAGGTCGACCTCTCGGGTGGGCGCCTGGGGGAATCGTGA
- a CDS encoding DUF6760 family protein encodes MTYALPRLREEIAYIAYHFHWQREEILDLTHGERRQWVTEIARINTRVNEGG; translated from the coding sequence GTGACGTACGCCCTTCCCCGGCTCCGGGAGGAGATCGCGTACATCGCCTACCACTTCCACTGGCAGCGCGAGGAGATCCTCGACCTGACCCACGGCGAACGCCGGCAGTGGGTGACCGAGATCGCCCGTATCAACACCCGTGTGAACGAAGGCGGTTGA
- a CDS encoding phage tail protein, whose protein sequence is MTDSIFATSVFFRLAIGGNDLGAFHTCSGMGAEVEMESYAEGGNNGFTWQLPGRVTWSNITLTRPVTADTAKIGRWLDETLRRVEPKDGEIVALKPDLTRIISWQVFGIVPVRWQGPSFDPATSEAAVETLEIAHEGLRPS, encoded by the coding sequence ATGACGGACAGCATCTTCGCGACGAGCGTGTTCTTCCGGCTCGCGATCGGCGGCAACGACCTGGGCGCCTTCCACACCTGCTCCGGCATGGGCGCCGAGGTCGAGATGGAGAGCTACGCCGAGGGCGGCAACAACGGCTTCACCTGGCAACTGCCCGGGCGGGTGACCTGGTCGAACATCACGCTCACCCGGCCGGTCACCGCCGACACGGCGAAGATCGGCCGCTGGCTCGACGAGACGCTGCGGCGCGTGGAACCAAAGGACGGCGAAATCGTGGCGCTGAAACCGGACCTGACCCGGATCATCAGCTGGCAGGTGTTCGGAATCGTCCCGGTGCGCTGGCAGGGGCCGTCCTTCGACCCGGCCACCTCGGAGGCCGCAGTGGAAACCCTGGAGATCGCCCACGAGGGACTACGCCCCTCCTGA
- a CDS encoding LysM peptidoglycan-binding domain-containing protein: protein MSPAVRASRARAQLTLKEPPASVGAKPGGTIARLDLQFNPSTLELRKTTEWRRSPSRMAGQSALPEFVGSGPRELSLEVFLDATATHDNSVEQAVEKLMKACVPTPASLGRKKPASPWVRFEWGTARTTSFDGVLSSLSVSYTLFDVDGKPLRATCALSIEEASVDPPGQNPTSGARTARSTHTVVAGDSLALLAWREYGDATAWRVIAEANDIDDPMALVPGTDLVVPGLSDAGAEEEQ, encoded by the coding sequence ATGTCCCCAGCGGTCCGCGCCAGTCGGGCCAGGGCCCAGCTGACCCTGAAGGAGCCCCCGGCCTCGGTCGGCGCGAAGCCCGGCGGGACGATCGCGCGGCTCGACCTCCAGTTCAACCCCTCCACCCTGGAGTTGCGCAAGACCACCGAGTGGCGGCGCTCCCCGTCCCGGATGGCGGGGCAGTCGGCGCTGCCCGAGTTCGTCGGCAGCGGCCCGCGGGAGCTGAGCCTCGAGGTGTTCCTGGACGCCACCGCCACCCACGACAACTCCGTGGAGCAGGCGGTGGAGAAGCTGATGAAGGCGTGCGTGCCGACCCCGGCCAGTCTGGGCCGCAAGAAGCCGGCCAGCCCGTGGGTGCGGTTCGAGTGGGGCACCGCGCGGACGACCTCGTTCGACGGCGTGCTCTCCAGCCTGTCGGTGTCGTACACGCTGTTCGACGTGGACGGCAAGCCGCTGCGGGCCACCTGCGCGCTGTCGATCGAGGAGGCGAGCGTCGACCCGCCGGGCCAGAACCCCACGTCCGGCGCGCGCACCGCCCGCAGCACGCACACCGTGGTGGCGGGCGACAGCCTGGCCCTGCTGGCCTGGCGGGAATACGGCGACGCGACGGCCTGGCGGGTCATCGCGGAGGCGAACGACATCGACGACCCGATGGCGCTCGTGCCCGGCACCGACCTCGTGGTGCCGGGACTGAGCGACGCGGGCGCTGAGGAGGAGCAGTGA
- a CDS encoding VgrG-related protein has translation MTTAAARDGRSFAADPIVEAPGELPPTWAAQLVSCMVDENVGLPDAAVLTFRDPDHEFLKKTGITIGTPLKISVVTVTGQARERLFNGEVTALEVDRDRTGSFTVVRAYSKAHRLQRGRKVVAYRNMTASAIVRKVAAGAGLACGTVQAAPVTYKQLSQANVSDWDFLQFLAAESGAHVRVDDKGLLQFTKPKKASGAPAPSTSAARNPLVLEYGRNLLTLRASLSAADGAQQVEVRGWDVTTKRPLVARQPSVNSATVVPGLSPALAARFGKSSKLTVTDTPYRTQAETTAVADAMAGQVSAGFGELEVVAEGNPLLRAGKPVALGNVGHAFSGKYTATAVQHVLEPHGGYRTTVRVSASPDRSLTGLVTGANAPSRGPRMPGLAIGVVTDVREPGGAENGAVKLKFPWLDDTYTTDWVRTVQWGGKGGGGVVSPEVNDEVLVGFEQGLLDSPYVIGGLYNGVDKPSPHDVPLIDKTTGKVNRRSIVSRSGHRVELLDARAPGPSGLRLVTGDERLEVLLDDRRDRIELTVYAGKGRQPLTSVLLDKKGITLDAGRGNVSVSGRNVDINGRVGVKIGGRSVSVTGSSGVTVDGGLLGVLKAKLIRIN, from the coding sequence GTGACCACAGCGGCGGCACGGGACGGCCGGTCGTTTGCGGCGGACCCCATCGTGGAGGCACCCGGCGAACTTCCGCCGACCTGGGCCGCCCAGCTGGTGAGCTGCATGGTCGACGAGAACGTGGGCCTGCCGGACGCCGCGGTGCTCACCTTCCGCGACCCCGATCACGAGTTCCTGAAGAAGACCGGCATCACCATCGGCACGCCGCTCAAGATCTCGGTGGTGACCGTCACCGGGCAGGCCCGCGAGCGGCTGTTCAACGGCGAGGTGACCGCGCTGGAGGTGGACCGGGACCGCACGGGCTCGTTCACGGTGGTGCGCGCCTACTCCAAGGCGCACCGCCTCCAGCGGGGCCGGAAGGTGGTGGCGTACCGGAACATGACGGCGTCGGCCATCGTCCGCAAGGTGGCCGCCGGGGCCGGGCTGGCCTGCGGAACCGTGCAGGCCGCGCCGGTCACCTACAAGCAGCTCTCGCAAGCCAACGTGTCCGACTGGGACTTCCTCCAGTTCCTGGCGGCCGAGAGCGGAGCGCATGTGCGCGTCGACGACAAGGGGCTGCTGCAGTTCACCAAGCCGAAGAAGGCGTCCGGCGCGCCTGCGCCGTCGACCTCGGCCGCCCGGAACCCGTTGGTGCTGGAGTACGGGCGGAACCTGCTGACGCTGCGGGCCTCCCTGTCGGCCGCGGACGGCGCGCAGCAGGTGGAGGTGCGCGGCTGGGACGTCACCACGAAGCGCCCGCTCGTGGCCCGGCAGCCGTCGGTGAACAGTGCCACGGTGGTGCCGGGCCTGAGCCCGGCCCTCGCCGCCCGGTTCGGCAAGTCGTCGAAGCTGACCGTCACCGACACCCCGTACCGCACCCAGGCCGAGACGACGGCGGTCGCGGACGCGATGGCCGGTCAGGTCAGCGCGGGCTTCGGGGAGCTGGAGGTGGTGGCCGAGGGCAACCCCCTGCTGCGGGCGGGCAAGCCCGTGGCGCTCGGCAACGTCGGGCATGCGTTCTCCGGCAAGTACACGGCGACAGCGGTGCAGCACGTCCTCGAACCGCACGGCGGGTACCGGACGACGGTGCGGGTGAGCGCCAGCCCGGACCGCTCCCTGACCGGCCTGGTGACCGGCGCGAACGCGCCGTCCCGTGGCCCGCGCATGCCGGGACTGGCGATCGGCGTGGTGACGGACGTACGCGAGCCGGGCGGCGCCGAGAACGGCGCGGTGAAGCTGAAGTTCCCCTGGCTGGACGACACTTACACCACCGACTGGGTGCGCACCGTGCAGTGGGGCGGCAAGGGCGGCGGAGGGGTGGTGAGCCCCGAGGTCAACGACGAGGTCCTGGTCGGGTTCGAACAGGGTCTGCTGGACAGCCCGTACGTCATCGGGGGGCTCTACAACGGCGTCGACAAGCCGTCGCCGCACGACGTTCCGCTGATCGACAAGACCACCGGGAAGGTCAACCGCCGCTCCATCGTGTCGCGTTCGGGGCACCGGGTGGAGCTGCTGGACGCGAGGGCTCCGGGCCCGTCGGGACTGCGGCTCGTGACCGGTGACGAGCGCCTCGAAGTGCTCCTCGACGACCGGCGGGACCGGATTGAGCTGACGGTGTACGCCGGGAAGGGCCGGCAGCCCCTCACCTCCGTCCTGCTCGACAAGAAGGGCATCACCCTGGACGCGGGAC